A genomic region of Candidatus Coatesbacteria bacterium contains the following coding sequences:
- a CDS encoding MFS transporter, with product MSLRLCLCYHRAPMRSTTATNRDLTGAVPPVSSWIATGAGRPAPAPARIAGEPVKLDVTERKVVALTAGAHWVTHAAMLALPAAAILFKTQFQLNDFTYGLLANLSFLGFGLGALPAGLLVDRIGPRKTLRLCLAGIALGAVVTALSTELWSVIVGTTLMGLAAGLYHPAGLTLISANLARDARGMGYHGIAGSLGLSSGNFIAAGVLAAWGWPELFWLYAGLCAVGLVYQLGSVRNMELSEPHTTETEDDEPQRPPLGKVALALIAMALLGFSYRGMVVFMPIYFGGQLPVAGLTPEVVGNLATGVVLIGGVAGQFSGGIIAEKRLPLRSATLLAVLAAACALAARWVGGWGTLAVSVLLAAAVFATQPITNALIGRLMPAKHRGKGYGVASAFNFGFGSLAASAGGALAEATSLDNLFLMLAASALAAALVIYLLRRRGGDDYARPRRNTPREPRDR from the coding sequence CCCCGGCGCCCGCTCGAATTGCAGGTGAACCCGTGAAGCTCGACGTCACCGAGCGCAAGGTCGTGGCCCTGACAGCCGGGGCCCACTGGGTGACCCACGCCGCGATGCTGGCCCTGCCGGCCGCGGCCATCCTGTTCAAGACCCAGTTCCAGCTTAACGATTTCACCTACGGCCTGCTGGCCAACCTGAGCTTCCTGGGTTTCGGTCTGGGAGCCCTGCCCGCCGGCCTGCTGGTGGACCGCATCGGCCCGCGCAAGACCCTGCGGCTCTGTCTGGCGGGCATCGCCCTCGGCGCCGTCGTAACGGCGCTGTCCACGGAGCTGTGGTCGGTGATCGTCGGCACAACGCTGATGGGCCTGGCCGCCGGGCTCTACCACCCGGCGGGGCTGACCCTGATCAGCGCCAACCTGGCCCGGGACGCCCGGGGGATGGGCTACCACGGCATCGCCGGCTCCCTGGGGCTGAGCTCGGGTAACTTTATCGCCGCCGGGGTACTGGCGGCCTGGGGTTGGCCCGAGCTGTTCTGGCTCTACGCCGGACTCTGCGCCGTCGGCCTGGTCTACCAACTGGGCAGTGTCAGAAACATGGAGCTCAGCGAACCCCACACCACCGAAACCGAGGACGACGAGCCGCAACGTCCCCCCCTCGGCAAGGTGGCGCTGGCACTGATCGCCATGGCCCTACTGGGCTTCTCCTACCGGGGGATGGTCGTCTTCATGCCAATCTACTTCGGCGGCCAACTGCCCGTCGCCGGACTGACACCCGAGGTCGTCGGCAACCTGGCCACCGGCGTGGTGCTGATAGGCGGAGTGGCCGGGCAGTTCAGTGGCGGGATCATCGCCGAAAAACGCCTGCCGCTGCGCTCGGCGACCCTGCTGGCCGTACTGGCCGCGGCCTGCGCCCTGGCGGCGCGCTGGGTCGGCGGCTGGGGTACCCTCGCCGTCTCCGTACTGCTGGCCGCCGCCGTCTTCGCCACCCAGCCGATCACCAACGCCCTGATCGGTCGGCTGATGCCGGCCAAGCATCGCGGCAAAGGCTACGGCGTGGCCAGCGCCTTCAACTTCGGCTTCGGCTCCCTGGCCGCCAGCGCCGGCGGCGCACTGGCCGAAGCCACCAGCCTCGACAACCTGTTCCTGATGCTGGCCGCCAGCGCCCTGGCCGCCGCCCTGGTGATCTACCTCCTCAGACGCCGCGGCGGCGACGACTATGCCCGCCCGCGACGCAACACACCACGCGAGCCCCGCGACCGTTGA